Below is a window of Neodiprion virginianus isolate iyNeoVirg1 chromosome 4, iyNeoVirg1.1, whole genome shotgun sequence DNA.
cgaataatttgaCGCAGACGGTATTTATTTTACGGAGCCGTTCGTTTAACGATATTTGTTGTCATTTTCCTATATTTCGTAAACGAGAAAGCTAACGGTACTTTAGTAGAATATTTATAGacgataattatttaatatttgtataaCGTGGCGTGCAAATCTCGGCTGCGAGTGTCTCCGCACGCTTGCAAACGTCGAATGATTTCGAACGAATTTGCGGTAATCGCCCCTGTATGGCAAGTTGCCGTCAGATAGCGCGTCAGGCGTAAATTTAAAGGCCGCTTTGGCTTCTGCACTTTTCGGTGTCGCGTAACTGCTagcgaaataattttaattaactaTTAAGAATATACCACAATTACTTTAACTGTCAAGGTTATCCCTTGTATATTGAAATCGCATCTGTTGTTTATCTTTTATATTGGTGACGCTGAATttcgcaaatattttcaagatgtataatatactcAGGGTAAAAGTTAATTTGggtttttccttatttattattaaaccAAATTATACATGGTAAGGTGGAAACAGCAGCTTATGCAGCTGGGTCATCACCCTTTGTGGTTCGGGTGTAGATAAGTTGGGCGTGGTGTTGAACGACCTGCTTGATCAGTCCCTTCTGCTGAAGTTCGTTGAGCGCTCGCCTGGCCAGAGATCCACGGATCTTCAATCTTTCACTGACGATTGAGGGTGTGATCAGTTTGTACTGAGGCACTTCTTTCAGCAATTTGTCGTATGTTCCTTTGTCGAACAGGACCTGGTTGTTCAACTTGTCGCGAACTTTTCCCTTGGACCACTTCTGCAATTACGataacacaaaaaaaagtttacataATTGTCACACAACACATCCCTGATTCAAAAATCttgtgtttcaaatttttctcatcagtCTCATTAAATCAGTATTTTCGCCTTCATAGAATATCCGGCAATTGGTATGATCGTCATTTGAGATAATTATCCTTGACAATGAACGATTTAAGAATTATTGTATACGAGAAGTTATTTCAGTTTGTATTGTGCAAAAAGATGTAGTAAAAATGTCTGCACTCCTTAGAATTTTAAACTGCAAATTTGTTTTGGCTTGCGCCATGTAACAACAAATAATGAAGTGAACAAAATTTCGAACCTTCTTTTTGGCTTTGCCACCAGATCCTCCCTCCTTCTTTTTCTGGGTCTTCTGGGGTTGCTTAGAAGACCCCTTCGTGTCCTTCTTAGGCGGctgtaaaatgaaatatataaaattaaataacatcCATCGTTAGAGCTTGACGGTGAGCGAAAGAATCCTTCAGCGTTAGGCAGTAGTTTGCCATCTGTACGTCAGactcattaaatcagtttcAACCACCACAGTGTTTGTCTAGCAGTGTAAAGTCTCATCATTCGTGAAGTAATTGTAGTAGCCGAAAAATACAATTAAATCGCGTTGCTGACCGAATTCAGACAGGTTAGGTTGTCGTGTTCTCTGTCAAAAGGCCAGCCGAAGCTTGGAGTGgttaaatcatatttttcCAGCCTAATAAAAATCTCGTCACAAGATTCTCACACGGGACACGAAAAACTGAGGTTATTTAAAACGATTCAAAGGGCGTGCAGGTTTGTTGTGTACACCATGTGGCCGTGATAACGAGGCTCGAGGTTTGTGATTCATTGGCGAATATTTGCGCGAGTATTTCCAGTGCGGCTGATCGAATAAAGCGGGACTAAATAACAGAGGTTAAATTGGGGAATAATCGAAGCCCCTCGAGGCACTAGAACTGGTAAAATAGCGCGGAACAGCGTGCGAAATATCCACTCACCATGATGGCTGACGACTCGGAAAGAAAAGGGAAACCCGACTTCAGCCATTCTGGAAATCCGCGACCGCTGCGACCTCTGGATTGTCGCTCGTCGATTTCCGGCTCCCGTAGTCGTTTGATTTTCAGGAATAACGATGCGTCAATCCGACTGGTTTACAAGACGGTTTATTGAAACGAGGAACGAAGAAGAATGAAAGGCTTTTGTTTCAGATTTCCGATTTTCCTTTCGGTTATACCAGCTTTTTATCTATCATTAAAATTCCTTTTTGAAGGAAGTTCGATAGTATCGAGAGTTGCGAGTGCGAGCATTGCTCTGGATTATCGCGTGTCGCAGTCAGCTGAGTTGTCAGATTGACACATCGAGTTTTATACCTACCACGATACCTACACATAAACATAGCATACCAATGCTCGCATGCGTGACCGGTTAAAGGAATTCCAGTATACTCTGTCTCTCTTGCTCCGCGCCGTGATTGGCTGGGCTTCATGGCTGCTCAGCCAATCACGGCGCAGAGCGAGAAGACTCAGCCAATCACAGCATAGCGCGAGAGAGACAGAGTATACTGGAATTGCCGTTACCCAGTTACCACTGCGATGGGTGACAGCAAGAGCGGCAAGAGTGCCAGCGATCGAGTCGAGTCAGCGGGCTTTCGAAGAAGCGTGTCGAGTCGAATCAGCGAACATGGCGCACTCGGTGGACTTACCGCCGCCGGGATTCCTGATATTTTGATGCCCCGAAGATGTCTTGCGACTCCGCACGCCTGAAGTAAACAAGCCTTTCTCGCAACCGACGATTCCAACGTTTCACCGCATCTGTCAGCCTGGCAAGTATGATCATAAATTGGAAGAACTCCCGGTTCTTAACCTTCTGTTTACGTGGACGACGTGTCGCTCGCCTATTTCACCGAATGTCTGATAGAAAAGAGGGAGCATTGACGATTTCCGTCATCTCAGCGCGGATAGCTCGGTTTTATTGCACGCTCCTAAAAGTGCCCCAAACATATTTGTATTCGAATTTGAAACTGTCCAACTGCCAGCCAAACCTCTGCCATAAGGTAGAATACCAATTTAAGCAAAAACatgagatttaaaaaaaattcgctaAGTACCAAAACTACATTGCAATAAAAATACTAGAACAACTTGAATATTGCCGGTCTCTGTCGTGAAATCAGTAAGGAATTCCACGTTGCGAAGTCAGATCTCGCTGTTTCGTGTAGCGATATCGACACATTATTTGAAGAGCTATGTCCTTGGCGGGCACATTCGAtaggtattttttatttatacgacTACACGTGTTCGTATCGTGTGTGATTCCGTGTGATGTCGTCTCTAAGATAGgctaatattaaataaatgaagtgTATTTTTTTGCGAACACAATCAATTTTGCATCGGAATTaaaggttgattatagcttgtttgatattattaatatatggAATTCGgaaagttttctttttgccACTTGTTGCTCAggtttatatttaataaaatcaagaCTTAATGGGATCGAGTTAATTGTTCGGTTACCTTCGATTAGATTATCGTCCTTTCAGACTTCAGGTAGTTACTCTAAGTAAATTCATTCGTATTTGATGAATACATTACTCTGTATGGTTCACATCTTgtgaatcgaaattttttatagaatACTAATAAACAGAATGAAAACCGGCGAAAATCCTCTCTTGTcggatattaattttttcctatttcaGGTTGCTCGTACAATCGTTAAGGATGCTTCCCCTCTCGCACAAGGATTCTCGAGGATTAGGTAGTCGAATAAAGGAGAAGGTCCTGAGTTGGAAGCGTCTGATATTCTCCGACAAGAACTCCCGGAACTTGTTTCTCTTCCTGATACTGAACCTCTCATTCGCCTTCGTCGAACTCACTTACGGAATATGGACCAACAGTCTGGGTCTGATATCGGACAGTTTTCACATGTTCTTCGATTGCACAGGCCTCGTAGCAGGACTCGCGGCGTCAGTTATAACCAAGTGGCGCGCCAACGAGCGTTTCTCGTATGGCTATGTGAGAGCCGAGGTTCTCGCCGGTTTTGTAAACGgtctcttcctcctcttcatcGCTTTCTTCATAATGTCAGAGGCAGTGGAACGAGCCATTGAGCCCCCAGAAGTGAAACATGAACGCCTCTTCGTTGTCTCCGTCCTTGGACTGCTCGTAAACCTTGTCGGCGTTTACGCCTTTCAGCACGGCCACGGTCACAGCCACGGCGGAGGCCATGGGCACTCTCACGGGGACAGCCACGGGCACTCGCATAACCACGGTCATGGCCACAGCCACGACCACCACGACATAGAGATAGATGGAAGCCAGGGCGGTGGTAATTCCCAGATAATGAAGGGAGTGTTCCTCCATATTCTGGCAGACACGCTCGGATCCGTCGGGGTAATAATATCGGCTGTATTGATGCAGATGTTTGGCTGGATGATAGCCGATCCGATCTGCTCGATGTTCATTGCCGTCCTGATAGCACTCAGCGTTTTGTCACTGATTTCCGAGTCCGTCACCATTCTCATGCAGAGACAGCCGGCGGCTCTCGATCACGTTCTTCCCCAGTGCTATAACAAGATCACGCAGTTGGCCGGGGTCTACAGCGTGCAGGAGCCACACTTTTGGACACTGTGCTCAGACATTTACGTCGGCTGTTTGAAACTCGAGGTCGCAAGGACCGTCGATCCAAAATACGTCGTCGCGCATACTCAGATGATATTCCAGGCTGCCGGCGTCAAACAGCTTACCGTTCAGCTCGACTATGCGCCTATGTGATCGACGATCGATAGTAAAATTGGAGTAGGAAATGACAACGTTGATGATGATGGactttttacaaataattgtaattggaGGTACGAGGATGCCCTTTTCGTCTGTGCCACCTGTGGCAAAAAGGCGAGGAACGTCGCCTTAGCTAAAAGCCTATTTActgtattcaatttttgtggTTCTAACGCGGTAGGCAGACGCGGTTACAAACTTAGATTGCAAGTCGTTTAACGATCAAAGAACAGGGACTCGATGCagagtttgtttttattttcttttttcatacgtACCACAATGAACACGTCATTCCTTGCTTTTGCATGGACGAATTAATGGACAAACTTgcctgtgttttttttttcctgcatcACAGTTTTCCTTGTCACAAATTAGTTCACGATCGATCTATTCCATTTCCAGTTCAATTTCGCAGTGAACTCGAGTCAGCAtagataattatatttttttagatcttaccgtttaatttaaaatattacTTCTGAGTCCTGCCGGAAGACGATCGACGTTAAAAATTGTAGTGAAATTAGACCATGTATAATTTactgtaatattatttaagCCTGTCGTCGGTCTTCGCATCGGGGCGCGAATATCGTAGAatcaatatataatattatcgttgaatatttttacttttttaagaatatataaatatatatatatatcacgtgtatattatatatactgtGTAATCTTAATAGGAAAAgaattttacttaaaaaaCGCATCATGGTTGTAATAATTAAATCGTTTTTCGTTCCGTTTAATCCGTGGTGCTGAGTTTTTCGTTTACTGGCCTAACACGTAATACGTAtttaatatattaaaaatgaaagaaagaaaggttGTTCTCAATATTAATCTGTATATGTGCAACAGTGTATAATAGGTAATTTaagtgttattattatttatcgttaAACTTAGCACACGTGGTTAAATAGTACAcaattaatattgaaaaatttctagtttcctttttcttcaacGTAGTTAGGAGTATCATCAAAGGCCAGTCAAAATTAAACTTACAGTAAGAAACAAACGCCtcgttaaaaattcatcaagttaataatatacaaattgcATTTTGTTACTCCCTTgcctaattattttttcatttttttatatcaatccGCATTTATCACGCTTAGGACCAAAATTTAGGATAATCTAAATCGTGCTATCATCTTGAcgtaaaattctaaaaatttctacaGGAATAATGACACTAAATGTATAATTACAAGTAAAACAAATGATGTACATTGTAATAAACGAATCGGTGCatgtaatatacaataaatatatgttctatttaaaaaataatacacacatacatatatatatatatcgccGATAAATTTTCGTCAGCAAGTAATAGATAATTTTAGTTCAATActacaaataaatataaagaGAATCGGAACATTCCATGCATAATTCATTAATCACGATGAAACTTATATAGTTGCGGTTGCACGTATTTTCGCCTCGTCGTTAAACGTGCAAATAGGTAGCGAATTCCATCGTAAAACAGGATTAAAagtgatatgaaaaattttactctatgTAGACGAGGTAAATACATTGTAAATGCATATTCTatctataaataatatatttattatacgcaATTGCCCTCTATAATACAATATGCTAATATGATTATAAATggtaatataaattattatccgAATAGCGCGTTGAGTTAGTTATACGTTGTAAAATGGAGAAGCAAATCAGGTACAATCCTGATTCTCTTATCGCTACCCATTATCGTTTCAATTcgtatttaataaataaattgatgcGGTTTTTCAGCTCCTACTTGGGAATAAATTTAACTCACAATCGGTGTTTCCtgcatttaatttttcactgtaATGTTCCGTTTGAATTATAATCATTCttgtcattatcattataCCGTCATTGATTAGTAAACAGGTTACCGTAATATGTAtctatgaaataataataatatcattctgatttttgtaatttatatacCACACGAAAatgatgtaaataataatgattgaGAAATAacagaattaaaaacaaataaacgaaCGATAATGAAACGCTCaatatagaattttgaaacctGGATTCCGCTTAT
It encodes the following:
- the LOC124301814 gene encoding zinc transporter 7-A, with translation MLPLSHKDSRGLGSRIKEKVLSWKRLIFSDKNSRNLFLFLILNLSFAFVELTYGIWTNSLGLISDSFHMFFDCTGLVAGLAASVITKWRANERFSYGYVRAEVLAGFVNGLFLLFIAFFIMSEAVERAIEPPEVKHERLFVVSVLGLLVNLVGVYAFQHGHGHSHGGGHGHSHGDSHGHSHNHGHGHSHDHHDIEIDGSQGGGNSQIMKGVFLHILADTLGSVGVIISAVLMQMFGWMIADPICSMFIAVLIALSVLSLISESVTILMQRQPAALDHVLPQCYNKITQLAGVYSVQEPHFWTLCSDIYVGCLKLEVARTVDPKYVVAHTQMIFQAAGVKQLTVQLDYAPM
- the LOC124301815 gene encoding 40S ribosomal protein S25, producing MPPKKDTKGSSKQPQKTQKKKEGGSGGKAKKKKWSKGKVRDKLNNQVLFDKGTYDKLLKEVPQYKLITPSIVSERLKIRGSLARRALNELQQKGLIKQVVQHHAQLIYTRTTKGDDPAA